Proteins from a genomic interval of Nautilia sp. PV-1:
- a CDS encoding methyl-accepting chemotaxis protein yields the protein MEVLKNFSIKKILIIGITGMVVGFLFYSAYLYFFITDIKHKSILEEKTAHVNILVNRLEAKTLQMQQYAKDIGLSKNKELLQRIKNDYQSGLKTLEIIKKHQIINNTDDLKAVFSRIYNESLKLANTYLNNQKNLDLKMQLDNDVETFINNLNNISNLLIKQFKKKKELLNKDLDFILMATVVIAILFIIFGFVQLQIIYKTIMSAIKKTKVNISQLADLDFSKELEYDAKNELSELVFSLESMRKSLVSLFEKLINTIQRNDNVSNTILNISKSLEEIITQTKEHSDTSYEESNEVAEKIEVVEKKIIQSQKEVKKAFDNIQKVQTLMQKLENVININVENENKLSERIKSLSNSVEEMKNILNIINDIAEQTNLLALNAAIEAARAGEHGRGFAVVADEVRTLAERTQEALNEINSSISNLLSTSDEAAKEMDTITNDISSLTTISGEVNSSVIEVSEVMTNTNKVFDESVKEFEESENAILNIKHHIEKINEMVNENKKEIDVAYKKAEELKEISKSLGEEIVKFRI from the coding sequence ATGGAGGTTTTAAAAAATTTTTCCATTAAAAAGATCTTAATTATCGGTATTACAGGAATGGTAGTCGGTTTTCTGTTTTACAGCGCTTATCTTTATTTTTTTATTACGGATATAAAACACAAAAGTATTTTAGAAGAAAAAACCGCTCACGTAAATATTCTTGTAAACAGACTTGAAGCAAAAACCCTGCAGATGCAGCAGTATGCAAAAGATATAGGTCTCAGTAAAAACAAAGAACTTCTTCAAAGAATTAAAAACGACTATCAAAGCGGTCTTAAAACCTTGGAAATAATCAAAAAACATCAGATTATCAACAATACTGATGATTTAAAAGCCGTTTTTTCAAGAATTTATAATGAATCTCTAAAACTAGCAAACACTTATCTTAACAATCAAAAAAATCTCGATTTAAAAATGCAGCTTGACAATGACGTAGAAACGTTTATAAACAATTTAAATAACATAAGCAATCTTCTAATAAAACAGTTTAAAAAGAAAAAAGAGCTTTTAAATAAAGATTTGGATTTTATCCTAATGGCGACTGTTGTTATCGCAATACTGTTTATTATTTTCGGATTTGTCCAATTACAAATCATTTATAAAACAATTATGTCCGCAATTAAAAAAACAAAAGTAAATATTTCCCAGCTCGCTGATTTGGATTTTTCAAAAGAACTCGAATACGATGCCAAAAATGAACTCTCAGAACTTGTTTTTTCACTCGAAAGTATGAGAAAAAGCCTTGTTTCCCTGTTTGAAAAACTCATAAACACAATACAAAGAAACGACAACGTTTCAAACACGATACTAAATATTTCAAAATCCCTTGAAGAAATCATCACTCAAACTAAAGAGCATTCTGATACCAGTTATGAAGAAAGCAATGAAGTTGCAGAAAAAATAGAAGTTGTGGAAAAGAAAATAATCCAGTCTCAAAAAGAAGTTAAAAAAGCTTTTGATAATATTCAAAAAGTACAGACTCTAATGCAAAAACTCGAAAATGTAATAAATATAAACGTTGAGAATGAAAACAAATTAAGTGAAAGAATCAAATCTCTTTCAAATTCCGTAGAAGAGATGAAAAATATTTTAAACATTATCAATGATATTGCCGAACAGACTAATCTGCTTGCTTTAAATGCCGCTATAGAAGCCGCCAGAGCGGGAGAACACGGAAGAGGATTTGCCGTTGTCGCAGATGAGGTAAGAACACTTGCCGAAAGAACACAGGAAGCTCTTAATGAAATAAACTCAAGTATTTCAAACCTTCTGAGCACATCCGATGAAGCAGCTAAAGAGATGGATACTATTACAAACGATATAAGCTCTTTAACAACAATTTCCGGCGAAGTAAACAGTTCTGTAATAGAAGTAAGCGAAGTTATGACCAATACCAATAAAGTATTTGATGAAAGCGTAAAAGAGTTTGAAGAGAGTGAAAACGCTATTTTAAATATCAAACATCATATAGAAAAAATTAATGAAATGGTAAACGAAAATAAAAAAGAAATCGACGTCGCTTATAAAAAAGCGGAAGAATTAAAAGAAATTTCAAAATCTTTAGGAGAAGAAATAGTTAAATTCAGAATTTAA
- a CDS encoding succinyl-diaminopimelate desuccinylase — protein MRKVYELQKGMQILVDDEILEFEEIRGDKAIFYNSWGIEIEYPDYLDIDEIGILLTGDMKVTQETATPTLF, from the coding sequence TTGAGAAAAGTATACGAATTACAAAAAGGAATGCAGATCCTTGTAGATGACGAAATACTGGAATTTGAAGAAATAAGAGGAGATAAAGCGATTTTTTACAACAGCTGGGGTATTGAGATAGAATATCCCGATTATCTTGATATAGACGAAATCGGAATATTGCTGACGGGAGACATGAAAGTGACTCAGGAAACCGCCACGCCAACCTTGTTTTGA
- the dapE gene encoding succinyl-diaminopimelate desuccinylase has translation MNVIDLFKKLLEFKSITPDDDGGMEFIKEYLNGFETIETEKEGVKNLFIYKKYGDGDHLCFGGHIDVVPPGDGWNTDPFIPTEKDGFIYARGAQDMKSGLAAFLWAMKNAKGFKGTLSALITSDEEGDAVWGTKHMLEILKEKNMIPDYAIVAEPTCEKTFGDAIKIGRRGSINGMLKKIGLQGHAAYPEKSINPIHKVAQVLHKIAGVDLDSGDEFFAPSKFVVTDIRAGMEVTNVTPGELKMMFNVRNNTHTDKKKIEEFIHKYFKDMNYTLELKQSAEPFITSPDTKVVKFLDRSIQKHTNITPKHSTAGGTSDARFFAKYGVKVVEFGVINDTIHAPNERTTPEEVIKLADIFKDVIESWD, from the coding sequence ATGAATGTAATAGATCTTTTTAAAAAACTGCTTGAATTCAAATCCATAACACCGGATGACGACGGAGGAATGGAGTTTATAAAAGAATATCTTAACGGATTTGAGACAATAGAAACCGAAAAAGAAGGCGTAAAAAATCTTTTTATCTATAAAAAATACGGAGATGGAGACCATTTATGCTTCGGAGGGCATATTGACGTAGTGCCTCCGGGTGACGGATGGAACACAGACCCTTTTATTCCGACTGAAAAAGACGGTTTTATTTACGCAAGAGGCGCACAGGATATGAAAAGCGGACTTGCCGCGTTTTTATGGGCTATGAAAAACGCCAAAGGTTTTAAAGGAACCCTTTCGGCACTTATTACCAGCGACGAAGAAGGCGACGCGGTATGGGGAACGAAACATATGCTTGAAATTTTAAAAGAAAAAAACATGATTCCGGATTACGCCATAGTGGCGGAACCTACATGTGAAAAAACATTTGGAGATGCTATAAAAATAGGAAGAAGAGGTTCAATCAACGGAATGCTTAAAAAAATAGGCCTTCAGGGGCACGCCGCATATCCGGAAAAATCGATCAATCCGATACATAAAGTCGCTCAGGTTTTACATAAAATAGCCGGAGTTGATTTAGACAGCGGAGATGAATTTTTTGCACCTAGCAAATTTGTCGTTACGGACATAAGAGCCGGAATGGAAGTTACAAACGTAACTCCGGGAGAGCTTAAAATGATGTTTAACGTCAGAAACAACACTCATACAGACAAGAAAAAAATAGAAGAGTTTATACATAAATATTTTAAAGACATGAACTATACACTCGAGCTTAAACAAAGCGCGGAGCCTTTCATAACCTCACCTGATACAAAAGTTGTCAAATTTCTGGACAGGTCTATTCAGAAGCATACAAATATTACGCCTAAGCATTCAACGGCGGGCGGTACAAGCGATGCGAGGTTTTTTGCCAAATACGGTGTTAAAGTTGTGGAATTCGGCGTAATCAACGATACAATACACGCTCCGAATGAACGCACCACACCTGAAGAAGTTATAAAACTTGCCGATATATTCAAAGACGTTATTGAAAGCTGGGATTAA
- a CDS encoding bifunctional 2-polyprenyl-6-hydroxyphenol methylase/3-demethylubiquinol 3-O-methyltransferase UbiG has translation MIKEKLKWNEKYKTLTPKPPSILINYIPSKKGKALDLAGGYGRNAKVLADKGYDVTLIDISEVGIAKINDNRIKTICMDLDNFIIPKNEFDVILMIKYYNFNLLKQIPSALKKGGYFVFETIRKYPITKEKFFKIFKDLETVYFTERPFRYIGKK, from the coding sequence ATGATAAAAGAAAAACTAAAATGGAACGAAAAATATAAAACCCTTACACCGAAACCTCCCAGCATATTAATAAATTATATACCTTCCAAAAAAGGCAAAGCTCTGGATCTTGCGGGAGGATACGGAAGAAACGCAAAAGTCCTGGCGGATAAAGGCTATGACGTCACACTCATAGACATAAGCGAAGTCGGAATTGCAAAAATCAACGATAACAGAATAAAGACAATATGTATGGATCTGGATAATTTCATTATTCCGAAAAACGAATTTGATGTGATTTTGATGATAAAATATTACAATTTCAATCTTTTAAAGCAGATTCCTTCGGCACTGAAAAAAGGCGGTTATTTTGTATTTGAAACTATTAGAAAATATCCTATAACAAAAGAAAAGTTTTTTAAAATATTTAAAGATTTAGAAACGGTATATTTCACAGAAAGACCTTTTAGATATATCGGAAAAAAATAA